ACCTCCTCGTCACCGGCACCGGGCTCCTCTTCGTGGCCGGGCTCGGGTTGATCCACACCCTCGCCTACGACGGGATGGGTGTCTTTGCCGGCTACGACGCGAACCTCCCGACGCAGCTCTGGATCGCCTCGCGCTACCTTCTCGCGGGGACACTGCTCGCCGCGCCCATCCTGCTCCGGAGGAACCCGGCTCCCCGGCAGGTCTTTGCCGCGTTCGCAGGAGTTGCCGGCGCCCTCCTCATCTCCATCTTCGTCGTCCCGGTCTTTCCCGACTGCTACGTCGAGGGGACCGGGCTGACGCCCTTCAAGATCTGGAGCGAGTACGTCATCGCGGCCCTCCTCGCCGTCGGTGCCGTCGCCGTCTACCGGCTGCGAGAGATCTTCTCACCCCGGGTGGCGGCCCACCTCACCGCCGCCATCGTGGTGCTGATCGCCTCGGAACTCGCCTTCACGCTCTACATCAGTGTCTACGGCCCCGCGAACATGATCGGCCACCTCCTGATGGTGCTCGCATACGGCCTGATCTACCTGGGATTCGTCGAGACCGGGATCCGCCAGCCCTACGCGCTGGTCTTTGCCGGCCTGAAAAACAGCGAGGAGCGGCTGCGGCGCGAGAAGGACCGGCTCGGCCAGTACCTGGATATCGCCGGCGCCCTCTTCGTCGTCATCGATAGAGGCGGGCGGGTCTCTCTCATCAACCGCCGGGCGTCCGAGGTCCTCGGCTACCCGGCAGACGCGGCCGTGGGCGAGGTCTGGATCGAGCGGTTCATCCCCCCGGAGGAGCGGGAGCGGACAGCAACGCTTTTTTCCGGGCTGCTGGATGGCGAGATCGGACCTGCGGAGTACATGCAGGCGCCGGTCCTCACTGCGGACGGGAGCGAGCGGATCATCGCGTGGCACACCACCGTGCTCCGGGACGAGACCGGTGCTGTCTGCGGGACGCTCAGTTCCGGCGAAGACATCACCGAGCGGCAGCGCGCCGAGGAGGCGCTCCGGCAGGCGAACGCGAAGTTAAACCTCCTCTCAGGGATCACCCGCCACGACATCCTCAACCGGATCACCGTCGCCCGCGCCTACATCGACTTCGCCGCGGAGGACAGCACGGATCCCGTCATCCGGGCTCACCTGGAGCGTGCCCGGGCCGCCGTCGGCGAGATCCAGAAGCAGGTCGAGTTTTCCCGGGACTACCAGGACATGGGGGTCGCGGCGCCCGTCTGGCAGCGGCCGGCAGACCTCATCCGCGAGAGCGCCCGCGACCTCGCCCTCCCGGCGGACGTCCGGGTCCGGGCGGACCTCGGGGACCTCGAGATCTACGCGGACCCGATGGTGAAGAAGGTCTTCTTCAACCTCATCGACAACGCCGTCCGGCACGGCGGGAAGGTGACGGAGGTCCGGTTCTCGTGCGTACGATCCGGGCCGGATCTGACGATCGTCTGCGAGGACGACGGCAACGGGATCCCTGAGGGGGAGAAGGAGGCGATCTTCCGCGAGACGTATAAGCGCCGGTACGGGCACGGGCTGTTCCTGGTCGCGGGGATTCTCGGGATTACGGGGATGACTATTCGGGAGACGGGGGTTTTTGGAGAGGGGGCGCGGTTTGAGGTTAGGGTGGTGAATGGGGGGTGGCGAGGTGAGGAAGAGCAGGGGCCCTGAACTCGATAGACGGCGGCGTGTTTCTCTGGCGAGAAATAT
This portion of the Methanoculleus caldifontis genome encodes:
- a CDS encoding MASE3 domain-containing protein, which gives rise to MEQNVTGSGIGKSTVAFAALLAALAATSLYNYLLFHTFAELVAAAIAIAVFTVAWNARTMRENSYLLVTGTGLLFVAGLGLIHTLAYDGMGVFAGYDANLPTQLWIASRYLLAGTLLAAPILLRRNPAPRQVFAAFAGVAGALLISIFVVPVFPDCYVEGTGLTPFKIWSEYVIAALLAVGAVAVYRLREIFSPRVAAHLTAAIVVLIASELAFTLYISVYGPANMIGHLLMVLAYGLIYLGFVETGIRQPYALVFAGLKNSEERLRREKDRLGQYLDIAGALFVVIDRGGRVSLINRRASEVLGYPADAAVGEVWIERFIPPEERERTATLFSGLLDGEIGPAEYMQAPVLTADGSERIIAWHTTVLRDETGAVCGTLSSGEDITERQRAEEALRQANAKLNLLSGITRHDILNRITVARAYIDFAAEDSTDPVIRAHLERARAAVGEIQKQVEFSRDYQDMGVAAPVWQRPADLIRESARDLALPADVRVRADLGDLEIYADPMVKKVFFNLIDNAVRHGGKVTEVRFSCVRSGPDLTIVCEDDGNGIPEGEKEAIFRETYKRRYGHGLFLVAGILGITGMTIRETGVFGEGARFEVRVVNGGWRGEEEQGP